The Bacteroidota bacterium genome window below encodes:
- a CDS encoding CapA family protein → MQKIFLFCFVILFSSCGNKSSEEHITKKPELTKDSSSTETITKKPSEQNKENLISIIAVGDIMMGSNYPTNASLPPNDGRDILSGVSEALQNADITLGNLEGTLLNSGGKAKDCGEHCHAFRMPEHYAEYLKDAGFDYMNLANNHSGDFGVIGRESTKNTLESYGIKYGGLQDAETSVMEVGRTKIGFAGFAPNWGTCDINNLSKAKEIVSDLKKECDIVVVCFHGGAEGTGAQRVRNETEYYLGEKRGNVVEFSHGVIEAGADLVLGSGPHVARAMELYEGKFIAYSLGNFCTYGKFGLAGVLGLAPILKVYVDGKGKFVKGEIISVQQKGRGIPEIDETNKSAQIISKLTQMDFTNSKINIDGDGIITIDN, encoded by the coding sequence ATGCAAAAAATATTTTTATTTTGTTTTGTTATTCTTTTTTCTTCATGTGGAAATAAGAGCAGTGAAGAACACATTACAAAAAAACCAGAGCTAACTAAAGATTCATCGTCCACCGAAACAATTACAAAAAAACCATCCGAACAGAATAAAGAGAATTTAATATCTATAATAGCCGTCGGTGATATTATGATGGGTTCTAACTACCCCACCAATGCATCGCTTCCTCCCAACGACGGAAGAGATATTCTAAGCGGAGTTAGCGAAGCTTTGCAGAATGCAGATATAACTCTGGGAAATCTGGAAGGGACACTGCTGAACTCAGGAGGAAAGGCGAAGGACTGCGGAGAGCATTGCCATGCGTTCAGAATGCCGGAGCATTATGCAGAGTATCTTAAAGATGCGGGATTTGATTACATGAATCTTGCAAATAATCACAGCGGAGATTTTGGAGTAATAGGCAGGGAGTCAACAAAAAATACATTGGAGAGCTATGGAATAAAATACGGCGGGCTACAGGATGCAGAGACGAGTGTGATGGAAGTCGGGAGAACAAAAATCGGCTTTGCAGGCTTTGCCCCAAACTGGGGAACATGCGATATAAATAATTTAAGCAAAGCGAAAGAAATTGTAAGCGATTTAAAGAAGGAATGTGATATAGTTGTAGTTTGTTTTCACGGCGGTGCAGAAGGCACGGGCGCCCAGAGAGTAAGAAATGAAACGGAATATTATTTGGGAGAGAAGAGAGGTAACGTAGTTGAGTTCTCACATGGAGTAATAGAAGCAGGAGCGGATCTGGTTCTAGGCAGCGGTCCGCATGTAGCACGGGCAATGGAATTATACGAAGGGAAATTTATTGCATACAGCCTTGGGAATTTTTGCACTTACGGAAAATTCGGATTAGCGGGAGTGCTTGGGCTTGCACCAATACTTAAAGTATATGTTGACGGCAAAGGAAAATTTGTGAAGGGAGAGATAATTTCCGTCCAGCAGAAAGGGAGAGGAATACCGGAGATTGACGAGACGAATAAATCGGCGCAGATTATTTCAAAGCTTACTCAAATGGATTTCACAAACTCAAAAATAAATATTGACGGTGATGGAATAATAACGATAGATAACTGA
- a CDS encoding T9SS type A sorting domain-containing protein, whose translation MKKIFFFFITIMFLCSAAGYTQWLSMNGPNGSQVRCITSVPGKLFVGTANNKFNYTTNDGGTWVNSGAGLIDNGIYAMTLYGTSVVIGTNAGVFYNNMNISSDWTPTNSGITNFSISAFTVIGTKLLTGTYGGGVFICDGPATTWVQSNSGLANQTVIGLLTKGSDVYAGTYGGGVFRSTNQGASWTSVNTGLINQYVPCFTYLGNDIYCGTYGAGVFKSTDNGGSWTQINNGLTNTTINGLAASGNKVIAATQAGVFATFNNGNIWVQFNTGLLDQNVRALAMGANVVYAGTDNAFCYKRNLTEIVSVENNSALVSTSFKLNQNYPNPFNPSTNINFTLDKNSDVKLSLYDVTGKLIKVLKEGFLNAGSYDEKINMAGFGTGIYFYALETPDGKLTQKMILAK comes from the coding sequence GTGAAAAAAATATTTTTCTTTTTTATAACTATAATGTTTTTATGTTCTGCAGCAGGCTATACGCAATGGTTATCAATGAACGGTCCAAATGGTTCACAAGTAAGATGTATAACAAGTGTGCCAGGAAAATTATTCGTAGGAACTGCAAATAACAAATTCAATTACACTACTAATGATGGGGGTACCTGGGTAAATTCAGGTGCTGGATTAATTGATAATGGGATATATGCAATGACATTATATGGAACTAGTGTAGTGATAGGAACTAATGCAGGGGTGTTCTATAATAATATGAACATTAGTTCTGACTGGACTCCTACAAACAGCGGCATTACAAATTTCAGTATATCAGCTTTTACAGTTATCGGTACAAAACTTTTAACGGGTACATACGGCGGCGGAGTTTTTATTTGTGATGGACCCGCAACTACATGGGTACAGTCAAATTCGGGTTTGGCAAATCAAACTGTAATAGGATTACTGACTAAAGGCTCTGATGTTTATGCAGGAACATACGGCGGCGGAGTGTTTCGCTCAACAAATCAGGGAGCAAGCTGGACTTCCGTTAACACAGGTCTTATAAATCAATACGTACCTTGCTTTACATATTTAGGAAATGATATCTATTGCGGCACTTACGGCGCAGGTGTTTTTAAATCTACAGATAACGGCGGTTCTTGGACGCAAATAAACAACGGACTTACAAATACTACTATTAACGGTCTTGCCGCTTCCGGCAACAAAGTTATTGCAGCAACTCAGGCAGGAGTATTTGCCACATTCAACAATGGAAACATATGGGTTCAATTTAATACTGGTCTTTTGGATCAAAATGTGAGGGCTTTAGCGATGGGAGCTAATGTAGTTTATGCTGGAACGGATAATGCGTTTTGCTATAAAAGAAATTTAACCGAGATTGTTTCTGTTGAAAATAATTCAGCATTGGTAAGTACATCGTTCAAATTAAATCAGAATTATCCGAATCCGTTTAATCCTTCTACAAATATAAATTTTACGCTGGATAAAAATTCAGATGTGAAATTATCTTTATATGATGTAACAGGAAAGTTAATAAAAGTTTTAAAAGAAGGATTTTTAAATGCAGGCAGCTACGATGAAAAAATTAATATGGCCGGATTTGGAACAGGAATCTACTTCTATGCGTTAGAAACTCCGGATGGTAAGTTGACCCAAAAAATGATTTTAGCAAAATAA
- a CDS encoding thiamine diphosphokinase, whose amino-acid sequence MKAVIFLNGRLPSTKIIKKFVHKNTLIIAADGGANQIKEIKISVHVIIGDLDSISDESRKYFIRKKTEIIKIEEQDSTDFEKALKHCLKKKIKEVTVFGATGMRPDHTLNNFSILKRFYKKLNICLITDDFAAFYLPKRFSFNYKSGETVSLVPMPSATEIKTKGLEFPLNNETLEFGKREGALNKSNSDKVSISFKEGDMLIFRKHFLA is encoded by the coding sequence ATGAAAGCTGTCATATTTTTAAACGGAAGATTACCAAGCACAAAAATCATAAAAAAATTCGTTCATAAAAATACTTTAATTATTGCTGCCGATGGAGGAGCAAATCAAATTAAAGAAATTAAAATCAGCGTTCACGTTATAATCGGTGACTTAGATTCCATCTCCGATGAAAGCAGAAAATATTTTATACGTAAAAAAACAGAGATAATTAAAATAGAAGAACAGGACTCGACTGATTTTGAAAAAGCACTTAAGCATTGCCTTAAGAAAAAAATTAAAGAAGTAACTGTCTTCGGCGCAACGGGAATGAGACCTGACCATACATTGAATAATTTCAGCATACTAAAAAGATTTTATAAAAAACTTAATATATGTCTTATCACTGATGACTTTGCTGCTTTTTATTTGCCTAAGCGTTTCTCCTTTAACTACAAATCCGGAGAAACAGTTTCATTAGTCCCAATGCCAAGTGCTACAGAAATAAAAACCAAAGGATTGGAATTTCCTCTTAATAATGAGACTCTTGAGTTTGGCAAACGGGAGGGAGCGCTTAATAAATCTAATTCGGATAAAGTCAGTATAAGTTTCAAAGAGGGCGACATGCTTATTTTCAGAAAACATTTTCTAGCATAA
- a CDS encoding BatA and WFA domain-containing protein, with protein sequence MTFLNPSILFALFAISIPIIIHFFNLRKLKKVEFSTLMFLKELQKSKMKRIKLKQLLLLLFRILVITFLVLAFANPVYKSAAGNSSTSSASIIIIDNSFSMSAKDAYGEYLEQSKVSVNDIISTLNPSDEITIIASSEFGKPSPVYWTNTQTNYKDSIKNISISYKDFNIPQSLEFAKNLLNKSSSLNRNVYIISDFQKNNFSDVSSLSAQSDFSLFAVNIGKREVNNVALEDFKIESAIIEQERDVKLSVNMHNFSQYALSNKTINIYSKGNDSSFVLKGEKVIDLQSSENKKIELTFKAEKSGNNSGMIELAIDNAQDDEIKYDNKIYFSFYIPEKFKIGLIGNDTKFIKLAVESASSLLSDSVKSKSNLFEISEQSAVPTRISDYNIVFVSGIEKFGNAEIESLSNYLMNGGTVYFFPSQNADLNSYNTLFTKLNSAHLGNINADESSNKSIKFNRVNFEHPLLSGIFKNEKLNFTSDKFILDSPELKSFYFITPGEKDVTLIELSNNRPFLTENNVGQGRVLLSAVSANDKMSDLPMKSIFVPLIVRSIFYSQGNVNQSAYTIGKNNVISLNQSLRVSSAVNPAKNKINYTPSITSSYIALPYSNFSSMPGVYSFSDSSSSKYSFALNFNSNESNLAKEDAKEIEKYFKSSFKNVKVINDINQVKESIKEAKFGIELWKYFLILALVFVAAELFLSRKIMQE encoded by the coding sequence ATGACATTCCTTAATCCATCGATACTATTCGCCCTTTTTGCCATATCCATCCCGATTATCATACATTTTTTTAATCTGAGAAAATTAAAGAAAGTTGAGTTCAGCACATTAATGTTTTTAAAGGAGCTGCAAAAATCCAAGATGAAACGGATTAAGCTAAAACAGCTTTTATTGCTGCTCTTCAGAATTTTAGTAATAACGTTTCTTGTTCTTGCTTTCGCAAATCCTGTATATAAAAGTGCTGCAGGAAACAGCTCAACATCAAGCGCTTCTATAATTATAATTGATAATTCATTCAGCATGTCCGCTAAAGATGCTTATGGTGAGTACCTTGAGCAATCCAAAGTGTCAGTGAACGATATTATTTCAACTCTGAATCCCTCAGATGAAATTACAATTATTGCATCATCAGAGTTTGGGAAACCTTCTCCCGTTTACTGGACAAATACGCAGACAAATTACAAGGACTCAATAAAAAACATATCGATATCTTATAAAGATTTTAATATACCGCAAAGTCTGGAGTTTGCAAAAAACTTGCTGAACAAATCTTCATCACTCAATAGAAATGTTTACATAATTTCCGACTTCCAGAAAAATAATTTTTCAGATGTAAGTAGTTTAAGCGCACAATCGGATTTTTCATTATTTGCAGTTAATATCGGGAAGAGGGAAGTAAACAATGTTGCGCTGGAGGATTTTAAAATAGAATCTGCAATTATTGAGCAGGAAAGAGATGTTAAATTAAGTGTTAACATGCATAATTTTTCACAGTATGCGCTATCTAATAAAACAATAAATATTTACAGCAAAGGAAATGATTCAAGTTTTGTGTTAAAGGGCGAAAAAGTTATTGACCTGCAGTCATCAGAAAACAAAAAAATTGAGCTGACTTTTAAAGCGGAGAAGTCCGGCAATAATTCGGGAATGATTGAGCTTGCAATAGATAATGCGCAGGACGATGAAATCAAATACGATAATAAAATTTATTTTTCGTTTTATATTCCTGAGAAATTTAAGATTGGTCTGATAGGTAATGATACTAAGTTTATAAAGCTGGCAGTAGAATCCGCTTCGTCATTGCTTTCAGATTCTGTAAAAAGTAAAAGTAATCTTTTTGAAATCAGTGAGCAAAGCGCTGTACCAACCAGAATATCTGATTATAATATTGTTTTTGTATCGGGAATAGAAAAATTTGGAAATGCTGAAATTGAAAGCCTCTCCAACTATTTAATGAACGGCGGTACAGTTTACTTTTTCCCTTCACAAAATGCTGATTTGAATTCTTATAATACTTTATTTACAAAGTTAAACTCTGCGCATCTTGGTAATATAAATGCTGATGAAAGTTCAAATAAATCAATAAAGTTTAACCGTGTAAATTTTGAGCATCCGCTGCTTTCAGGAATTTTTAAGAATGAAAAATTAAACTTTACTTCAGATAAATTTATATTGGATTCTCCCGAGCTTAAAAGTTTTTATTTCATTACTCCGGGAGAGAAAGATGTGACATTAATTGAGCTTTCGAATAACAGACCTTTCTTAACAGAAAATAATGTTGGGCAGGGGAGAGTTTTATTAAGCGCAGTATCTGCAAATGATAAGATGTCAGACTTGCCAATGAAAAGTATTTTTGTTCCGTTGATTGTGAGAAGTATATTTTATTCCCAAGGAAATGTTAATCAAAGTGCTTATACAATAGGAAAGAATAATGTGATAAGTTTAAATCAGTCTTTAAGAGTAAGCTCAGCAGTAAATCCGGCTAAGAACAAAATTAATTATACGCCTTCTATTACTTCATCTTATATTGCTTTACCTTACAGCAATTTTTCTTCAATGCCGGGTGTATATTCTTTCAGCGATTCTTCCAGTTCAAAATATTCCTTCGCGTTAAACTTCAATTCAAATGAAAGCAATTTAGCAAAAGAAGATGCAAAAGAAATTGAAAAATATTTTAAAAGCTCCTTTAAAAATGTTAAGGTAATTAATGATATTAATCAGGTAAAAGAATCAATTAAAGAAGCTAAGTTCGGAATTGAGCTCTGGAAATACTTTTTAATTCTTGCTTTAGTTTTCGTTGCCGCTGAACTTTTTCTATCAAGAAAAATTATGCAAGAATAA
- a CDS encoding nuclear transport factor 2 family protein: MSKNIQLIKEAYSNFQKGNIPALLESLHDDINWIDPGYPDIPHNGKRKGKKEVMEFFTGMGNALTFDIFEPQLFIEGGNNVAVKGFFSGTANETGKRFESNWVMLWEIQNGKIISYENFFDTNNAVNSLK, translated from the coding sequence ATGAGTAAAAACATTCAGCTTATTAAAGAAGCTTATTCTAACTTTCAAAAAGGAAATATTCCGGCATTACTTGAATCATTGCACGATGATATAAACTGGATTGATCCTGGATATCCTGATATTCCCCATAACGGAAAAAGAAAAGGGAAAAAAGAAGTTATGGAATTCTTCACAGGTATGGGAAATGCATTAACTTTTGATATATTTGAGCCTCAGTTATTTATTGAAGGTGGAAATAATGTTGCAGTTAAAGGCTTTTTTTCTGGAACAGCCAACGAAACAGGAAAGAGGTTTGAAAGCAATTGGGTTATGTTGTGGGAAATTCAGAACGGTAAAATCATATCTTACGAAAATTTTTTTGATACTAACAATGCAGTTAATTCGTTGAAGTAA
- a CDS encoding sodium:solute symporter family protein, with protein sequence MRVSFSIYDYAVIILYFAISIVIGLRVKSADKTNEGYLVASRRITLPAFVATLVSTFYGGILGVGEFTYNYGFSSWIMNAFPYYFFITIFAFFLAKKIRKSSLYTIPDKLDLVYGKEVSILGAFLVFLLVTPAPYLLMLGIILQVITGWSIQVSILVCLLLSIVYLFKGGLKADVNVNIFEFVMMYVGFAVILPFCFSKIGGFGVLADKLPAGHLTLTGDNSLSYILVWFLIGSWSLVDPTFHQRCYAAESQSTAKKGVLISLMFWFIFDFFTITVGLYARVFLPDLKEPPMAYPLLADSILPIIIKGVFFTGMIATVMSTLHSYIFVSATTFGNDIVSRIRNQKDVLNRFSKIGIIVTAIISLIISFYFPSVVQIWYLIGTLCIPPLLISIITSYFEKLQVKSFYIFSSMLASFIISLSSFLIGQFNMVDGNPVYPNGWEPMYPGLIAGLGIYFIGLLGKNLNKAKV encoded by the coding sequence TTGAGAGTTTCATTTTCCATATACGATTACGCAGTTATAATTTTATACTTTGCAATTTCAATTGTAATAGGGTTAAGAGTAAAATCGGCCGATAAAACAAATGAAGGATATCTTGTTGCAAGCAGAAGAATTACTCTGCCTGCATTTGTTGCCACGCTTGTTTCAACTTTTTACGGGGGGATTTTAGGTGTAGGAGAGTTCACTTACAACTACGGCTTTTCAAGCTGGATAATGAATGCCTTCCCCTATTATTTTTTTATTACGATATTTGCATTTTTCTTAGCTAAGAAAATCAGAAAGAGTTCTTTATATACAATACCGGATAAACTTGATTTGGTTTACGGGAAGGAAGTCAGTATACTAGGAGCGTTCCTTGTTTTTCTGTTGGTAACTCCTGCGCCATATCTGCTTATGCTTGGAATAATATTACAGGTGATAACGGGATGGTCAATACAAGTTTCTATTTTAGTCTGTCTTTTACTATCAATAGTTTATTTATTCAAAGGCGGATTAAAGGCAGATGTAAACGTGAACATATTTGAGTTTGTAATGATGTATGTCGGCTTTGCAGTTATATTACCGTTTTGTTTTTCTAAGATAGGAGGCTTTGGAGTTCTGGCAGATAAATTGCCTGCGGGGCATTTAACTCTTACAGGCGATAATTCATTATCGTATATCTTAGTCTGGTTTTTAATAGGCTCATGGTCATTGGTTGATCCGACTTTTCACCAGAGATGTTATGCTGCTGAGTCGCAATCTACTGCAAAGAAAGGTGTTCTGATCTCATTAATGTTTTGGTTTATATTTGATTTTTTTACAATAACAGTCGGGCTTTATGCAAGAGTATTTTTGCCCGATTTAAAAGAGCCGCCGATGGCTTATCCGTTACTGGCAGATTCTATTTTGCCTATAATTATAAAAGGAGTTTTCTTTACGGGAATGATTGCAACAGTGATGTCAACTTTACATTCGTATATTTTTGTATCGGCAACTACATTTGGCAATGACATTGTTTCAAGAATAAGAAATCAGAAGGATGTGCTTAATAGGTTTTCAAAAATCGGTATTATAGTAACGGCAATTATTTCATTAATAATTTCATTTTACTTTCCTTCAGTGGTACAGATATGGTATTTAATCGGAACTTTATGTATTCCTCCGTTATTAATAAGTATAATAACTTCATATTTTGAAAAGCTTCAGGTAAAATCATTTTATATTTTCAGTTCGATGCTGGCTTCATTTATTATTTCACTGTCTTCATTTCTAATAGGTCAATTTAACATGGTGGACGGAAATCCCGTATATCCGAACGGATGGGAGCCGATGTACCCCGGTTTAATTGCCGGTCTTGGAATTTATTTTATAGGATTGTTAGGAAAGAATTTAAACAAAGCAAAAGTTTAA
- a CDS encoding nucleotidyltransferase domain-containing protein, translating to MENIREKIVNSLVKLYEPIEDVYAVWENGSTAFNRLDDYSDIDLAVECEKEIIPSLIEKTEKLLEEVVGIEARYEIKQNPFPGMEQVFYKFKNTSPFLLLDIGFLRHGENKEGFIQPEIHGEVKVHFDKIGMTEVKELEKGEWDKKMAARVELIRKRHEVFGIMPLKELPREQYVDAFAFYYGFYLNTLVELLRIKYKPFRYNFGLRYLKYDLPPEVFAEVEPLVFMKDPEDMKNKIHKAKAMIEELLK from the coding sequence ATGGAAAACATAAGAGAAAAAATAGTAAACTCCCTCGTTAAGTTATACGAACCGATAGAAGACGTTTACGCCGTCTGGGAAAACGGCTCTACTGCGTTCAATAGATTAGATGATTACAGTGATATTGACTTAGCTGTTGAATGCGAAAAAGAAATAATTCCCTCACTGATAGAGAAGACAGAAAAGCTGCTGGAAGAGGTTGTAGGTATAGAAGCAAGATATGAGATAAAGCAAAATCCTTTTCCGGGAATGGAGCAGGTGTTTTATAAATTTAAAAATACCTCGCCGTTTTTATTACTTGATATAGGATTTTTAAGACACGGAGAAAATAAAGAAGGATTTATTCAGCCGGAGATTCACGGAGAAGTGAAAGTTCATTTTGATAAAATCGGAATGACGGAAGTGAAGGAGTTAGAGAAAGGTGAATGGGATAAAAAAATGGCTGCAAGAGTGGAGTTAATAAGGAAGCGGCATGAAGTATTTGGTATTATGCCTTTGAAAGAGCTGCCCCGTGAGCAATATGTTGATGCCTTTGCTTTTTACTATGGTTTTTATTTAAATACACTTGTTGAACTGCTCAGGATAAAATATAAACCGTTCCGCTACAACTTTGGCTTAAGATATCTTAAATACGATTTACCGCCTGAAGTTTTTGCAGAAGTAGAACCTTTAGTATTTATGAAAGATCCTGAGGACATGAAAAATAAAATTCACAAAGCTAAGGCGATGATTGAAGAGTTATTAAAATAA
- a CDS encoding NAAT family transporter has protein sequence MLEITHYIKTFIAVFILVNPLEGIPLFLSETQNVTQEKRMAIAKKASLGVTVILLSSLFLGRLILELFGIDLAAFQLSGGIIIFIIALKMVLTSDDSSKNPGEDTQTIKDPERIAIVPLAIPLLAGPGSISTIILYGNMGTSISHYLILSGIIFAVGLATWLSLKAAVPMTTFLHQTGVNVLTKISGLLVAAIAAEMALTGLIKLLPKLQP, from the coding sequence ATGCTTGAAATAACCCATTACATAAAAACTTTTATTGCAGTTTTTATTTTAGTAAATCCGCTTGAAGGCATACCGCTTTTCCTGAGTGAAACACAAAATGTTACTCAGGAAAAAAGAATGGCAATTGCTAAAAAGGCGTCGCTTGGAGTTACAGTGATTTTACTATCGTCTTTATTCCTTGGAAGACTTATTCTTGAATTATTCGGAATTGACTTAGCTGCATTTCAGTTATCGGGCGGGATAATAATTTTTATAATTGCGCTTAAGATGGTTTTGACAAGTGATGACAGTTCAAAAAATCCCGGAGAAGATACGCAGACGATTAAAGATCCTGAGAGAATTGCAATTGTTCCGTTGGCGATTCCGCTGCTGGCAGGTCCCGGTTCAATTTCAACAATTATTTTATACGGAAATATGGGTACAAGCATTTCACATTATCTAATTCTTTCAGGAATTATATTTGCGGTGGGACTTGCGACGTGGCTATCATTAAAAGCTGCCGTGCCTATGACAACATTCCTGCATCAGACAGGTGTAAATGTATTAACAAAAATTTCAGGACTGCTTGTAGCCGCCATTGCCGCTGAGATGGCGCTGACAGGATTAATAAAACTGCTGCCTAAACTTCAGCCTTAA
- a CDS encoding tetratricopeptide repeat protein → MKYLFVALILVSFCKISFSQSANELYNRGNYFMQKGQMDSAMSSFNQSLLTDSTFYKSYHGRGTVYLATKKFSEAVKDYSDCIRLKFNYAEAFYGRGIAYLGLGKSDKACLDFQEAMNFGLKEAHDAMDQYCR, encoded by the coding sequence ATGAAATATTTATTTGTTGCATTAATACTTGTATCATTCTGTAAGATAAGTTTTTCGCAGTCTGCAAATGAGCTTTACAACAGGGGAAATTATTTTATGCAAAAAGGGCAGATGGATTCTGCCATGTCCAGCTTTAACCAGTCACTTCTAACAGATTCTACTTTTTACAAATCTTATCATGGAAGAGGAACTGTTTACCTTGCTACAAAAAAATTCAGTGAGGCGGTGAAAGATTATTCTGATTGTATAAGATTGAAATTCAATTACGCTGAAGCATTTTACGGAAGGGGTATAGCATACCTTGGTCTCGGAAAATCAGATAAGGCATGCCTTGACTTTCAGGAAGCTATGAATTTTGGTTTAAAAGAAGCGCATGATGCTATGGATCAGTATTGCCGGTGA